A section of the Microbacterium sp. MM2322 genome encodes:
- a CDS encoding carbohydrate ABC transporter permease has translation MSTSNVTTTSGAASTPVFAAQQVIANPPRRRVKRKTWQTIIWLVVLLALTALVLYPLVWLAVSTLKPNSEFGQNSGLIPNSPSLDNYTKVFEGIAGVPLLQFFGNSLLLAVAAVVGTVFSSALAAYAFARIQFKGLGILFAAMIGTLLLPFHVVIIPQYILFNNLGMVDTFWPLILPKFLATEAFFVFLLVQFMRQMPRDMDEAARIDGAGHIRIFWAIILPLVKPALITCAIFAFIWSWNDFLGPLLYLTSPENYPLPIALRLYNDQSSTSDFGATVTASFLALVPVLLFFLVFQRFLVDGVATQGLKG, from the coding sequence ATGAGCACCTCCAACGTCACCACGACCTCGGGCGCGGCATCCACCCCCGTCTTCGCCGCGCAGCAGGTCATCGCGAACCCACCCCGTCGTCGGGTCAAGCGCAAGACCTGGCAGACGATCATCTGGCTCGTCGTCCTCCTCGCGCTGACGGCGCTCGTGCTCTACCCGCTGGTGTGGCTCGCGGTCTCGACCCTCAAGCCGAACTCCGAGTTCGGTCAGAACTCCGGGCTGATTCCGAACTCACCGTCGCTCGACAACTACACGAAGGTCTTCGAGGGCATCGCGGGTGTGCCGCTCCTCCAGTTCTTCGGCAACTCGCTCCTGCTCGCCGTCGCGGCCGTGGTCGGTACCGTCTTCTCGAGCGCCCTCGCCGCGTACGCGTTCGCCCGCATCCAGTTCAAGGGCCTCGGCATCCTGTTCGCCGCGATGATCGGCACGCTGCTGCTGCCGTTCCACGTCGTGATCATCCCGCAGTACATCCTGTTCAACAATCTGGGCATGGTCGACACGTTCTGGCCGCTGATCCTGCCGAAGTTCCTCGCGACCGAGGCGTTCTTCGTGTTCCTCCTCGTCCAGTTCATGCGGCAGATGCCGCGCGACATGGATGAGGCGGCCCGCATCGACGGCGCGGGGCACATCCGGATCTTCTGGGCGATCATCCTGCCGCTCGTGAAGCCGGCCCTGATCACGTGCGCGATCTTCGCGTTCATCTGGTCGTGGAACGACTTCCTCGGACCCCTCCTCTACCTGACGAGCCCCGAGAACTACCCGCTCCCGATCGCGCTGCGCCTCTACAACGACCAGTCGTCGACGAGCGACTTCGGTGCGACGGTGACCGCCTCGTTCCTCGCGCTCGTCCCCGTCCTGCTGTTCTTCCTCGTGTTCCAGCGCTTCCTCGTCGACGGCGTCGCGACGCAGGGCCTCAAGGGCTGA
- a CDS encoding sugar ABC transporter permease yields MSTTATRVIVTGEKRRRALANKRRPENLSRPTQRSRARKETLAGYGFLIPWMLGFFGLTIIPMVYSLYLSFTRYDIFRPPSWVGLDNYIRLFTNDPQFIQSAQITLIYVLVGTPITLIAALLVAMLLNFRDKGSGFFRSAFYAPSLIGGSVSVAIVWRAMFGSDGPVDSSLSFFGIDLGGWIGNPSLVLPAMIILSIWQFGATMVIFLAGLKQVPKELYEAAEMDGAGPWHRFRAVTLPMLSPVIFFNLLLGLIGAFQVFASAYIISNGSGGPAGMTNFITIYLYKRGFSDGQMGYASAIAWVLLVVVAIIAFILFRTQRSWVHYAGDNR; encoded by the coding sequence GTGAGCACCACTGCGACGAGAGTCATCGTCACCGGCGAGAAGCGGCGTCGCGCCCTCGCGAACAAGCGCCGGCCCGAGAACCTCAGCCGTCCGACCCAGCGCTCGCGCGCCCGCAAGGAGACGCTCGCGGGCTACGGATTCCTGATCCCGTGGATGCTCGGCTTCTTCGGGCTGACCATCATCCCGATGGTCTACTCCCTGTACCTGTCGTTCACGCGGTACGACATCTTCCGCCCGCCCTCCTGGGTCGGCCTCGACAACTACATCCGGCTGTTCACGAACGATCCGCAGTTCATCCAGTCCGCGCAGATCACCCTCATCTACGTGCTCGTGGGTACTCCGATCACCCTCATCGCAGCGCTCCTCGTCGCGATGCTGCTGAACTTCCGCGACAAGGGGTCGGGCTTCTTCCGTTCCGCCTTCTACGCGCCCTCCCTCATCGGCGGGTCCGTGTCGGTCGCGATCGTGTGGCGCGCCATGTTCGGGTCAGACGGCCCGGTCGACTCGTCGCTGTCGTTCTTCGGGATCGACCTCGGCGGCTGGATCGGCAACCCGAGCCTCGTGCTTCCCGCCATGATCATCCTGTCGATCTGGCAGTTCGGGGCGACGATGGTCATCTTCCTCGCCGGCCTCAAGCAGGTGCCGAAAGAGCTCTACGAGGCGGCCGAGATGGATGGCGCCGGTCCCTGGCATCGTTTCCGAGCGGTCACCCTGCCGATGCTGTCGCCGGTCATCTTCTTCAACCTGTTGCTCGGCCTCATCGGCGCCTTCCAGGTGTTCGCCTCGGCGTACATCATCTCGAACGGCTCCGGCGGTCCCGCCGGGATGACGAACTTCATCACCATCTACCTCTACAAGCGCGGCTTCTCCGATGGGCAGATGGGGTACGCCTCCGCAATCGCCTGGGTCCTGCTGGTGGTCGTCGCCATCATCGCCTTCATCCTCTTCCGCACCCAGCGCTCCTGGGTCCACTACGCCGGAGACAACCGATGA
- a CDS encoding extracellular solute-binding protein — MFITKRGLAAIALATGSAIALAGCAGSPAPAGTYDPDEKVSLDLAFWGNDVRADLYNKAIEAFNEKYPNIKVSTSFLAFPEFWEKRQTEAAGKNLPDVMQFDYSYLRQYSENGLLLDLDPYLGKVIETDPLPENILDIGVVNDKTYGIATSTNAWGLFTNPVLLEKAGVDEFAGGSWDDYTDWMKDVTDASGGEFWGGSDYTGRIQNFELQLRAEGGELFTEDGKPGFDEARLTQFWEDGQSIRDGIGAPQQRVEEALPLGPFDTAITASELTWDNFGAGYLGNLGESYTELGLVAPPVTEEGAKDLYLKPSMLHSIAANTDHPEAAATLVNFLVNSPESGEIFGTNRGLPASETALAAADLDPLSQQVKAYEESIADRLGDAPPVPIVGYGTLEEKFRQLGVELNFGTMTVDEAVSQFFTEMDVALNS; from the coding sequence ATGTTCATCACCAAACGGGGGCTCGCAGCCATCGCCCTCGCAACCGGCTCCGCCATCGCCCTCGCGGGCTGTGCCGGCTCGCCCGCTCCCGCCGGCACGTACGACCCCGACGAGAAGGTCTCGCTCGACCTCGCCTTCTGGGGCAACGACGTGCGCGCCGACCTCTACAACAAGGCGATCGAGGCGTTCAACGAGAAGTACCCCAACATCAAGGTCAGCACGAGCTTCCTCGCGTTCCCCGAGTTCTGGGAGAAGCGTCAGACCGAGGCGGCCGGCAAGAACCTCCCCGACGTCATGCAGTTCGACTACTCGTACCTGCGCCAGTACTCCGAGAACGGCCTCCTGCTCGACCTCGACCCCTACCTCGGCAAGGTCATCGAGACCGACCCGCTGCCCGAGAACATCCTCGACATCGGCGTCGTGAACGACAAGACCTACGGCATCGCCACGTCGACCAACGCGTGGGGCCTGTTCACCAACCCGGTCCTGCTCGAGAAGGCGGGCGTCGATGAGTTCGCCGGCGGTTCCTGGGACGACTACACCGACTGGATGAAGGACGTCACCGACGCCAGCGGCGGCGAGTTCTGGGGCGGCAGCGACTACACCGGCCGCATCCAGAACTTCGAACTCCAGCTGCGCGCCGAGGGTGGCGAACTGTTCACCGAGGACGGCAAGCCCGGCTTCGACGAGGCGCGCCTCACCCAGTTCTGGGAAGACGGCCAGTCGATCCGCGACGGTATCGGCGCGCCGCAGCAGCGCGTCGAGGAGGCCCTGCCGCTCGGCCCGTTCGACACCGCCATCACGGCCAGCGAACTCACGTGGGACAACTTCGGCGCCGGCTACCTCGGCAACCTCGGCGAAAGCTACACCGAGCTCGGTCTCGTCGCCCCGCCGGTGACCGAGGAAGGCGCGAAGGACCTCTACCTGAAGCCCTCCATGCTGCACTCGATCGCGGCCAACACCGACCACCCCGAGGCCGCGGCGACGCTCGTGAACTTCCTCGTCAACTCGCCCGAGTCGGGTGAGATCTTCGGCACCAACCGCGGCCTGCCCGCTTCCGAGACGGCTCTCGCCGCCGCCGACCTCGACCCGCTGAGCCAGCAGGTCAAGGCCTATGAGGAATCCATCGCCGACCGTCTCGGCGACGCCCCGCCCGTCCCGATCGTCGGCTATGGCACTCTCGAGGAGAAGTTCCGTCAGCTCGGGGTCGAGCTGAACTTCGGCACCATGACGGTCGACGAAGCGGTGTCGCAGTTCTTCACCGAGATGGACGTCGCCCTCAACTCGTGA
- a CDS encoding DUF624 domain-containing protein, with product MTMSTQSGGATWALRVHAACDWVLWSLTMNALWLVFTLAGGVVLGAAPAAVAAADLTRRRLRGELFSTMREFLGVWRREFLRANAVVAPALAVATLLATRAIALITAGAADPASVLVMVAAGFAFTLTATLVPLYVHYDLPLRRYVIVASQWLLRNLAHGVVLLAAGVLIGAASAGLPGLIPLVSIGAWLSLSTALCIAFFTANDTAVAEQIAPVPATAGKAV from the coding sequence ATGACGATGAGTACGCAGTCCGGTGGTGCGACGTGGGCGCTGCGCGTCCATGCCGCCTGCGACTGGGTGCTCTGGTCGCTGACCATGAACGCGCTGTGGCTGGTCTTCACGCTCGCCGGCGGCGTGGTGCTCGGCGCCGCCCCTGCCGCCGTCGCGGCGGCGGATCTCACCCGCCGTCGCCTCCGCGGCGAACTCTTCTCGACGATGCGCGAGTTCCTCGGCGTCTGGCGTCGGGAGTTTCTGCGCGCGAATGCCGTCGTCGCCCCCGCTCTCGCCGTCGCCACGCTTCTGGCGACCCGCGCAATCGCGCTGATCACCGCCGGCGCGGCAGACCCCGCATCCGTCCTGGTGATGGTCGCCGCCGGCTTCGCCTTCACCCTCACCGCCACCCTCGTCCCGCTCTACGTCCACTACGACCTGCCCCTGCGCCGCTACGTGATCGTCGCGTCCCAGTGGCTCCTGCGGAATCTCGCGCACGGCGTCGTGCTGCTCGCCGCCGGAGTCCTGATCGGGGCGGCGAGCGCCGGACTCCCCGGTCTCATCCCGCTCGTCTCGATCGGCGCCTGGCTGTCGCTCAGCACCGCCCTGTGCATCGCCTTCTTCACCGCGAACGACACCGCTGTCGCCGAGCAGATCGCGCCCGTCCCGGCCACTGCGGGAAAGGCCGTCTGA
- a CDS encoding extracellular solute-binding protein: MHNRTRLAAAALVTAGAIALAGCSGGGAESESLDSISIMAPYLVTNAPSDDNAILDKLEDIAGVDLDINWVPNSSYGDKTNITLAGDDIPHVMVIQGKDPGFVKNAQAGAFWDLTDYLDDYPNLKTTFPEVQEASSINGKVYGIFRARDVMRTAVIVRKDWLQKLGLELPKTTEDLYDVAKAFTEDDPDGNGKNDTYGIIIPKWPGAIGTSSPYDVMETWYGAGNRWTERDGKLTPSFTTDEWLDAVDYEKRLVDDGLVNGDYATFDSANWNEPFLNGKGGIIIDVHSRAGVLMSLFKESDPENFEKYVDVTGNLIGPDGQLHAQPTTGYSGFLAIPKAKVRTEAQLKTVLGVLDKLNSPEAGPVLNNGIEGETYTLDGDLAVPVEDAPQALKDAVLSYSQLGMNVSGFRGYLPKQASEYEQEMYDKRKAIEESDLASAEYDPAAPYVSETYVTQGAQLDTIVSDARIQYIAGQIDRAGLTAAVDRWRSSGGDKVIDEINELASQAD; encoded by the coding sequence ATGCACAACCGCACGCGCCTCGCTGCGGCCGCGCTCGTGACCGCCGGCGCCATCGCCCTCGCCGGCTGCTCGGGAGGCGGCGCCGAATCTGAGTCGCTCGACTCGATCTCGATCATGGCGCCCTACCTCGTGACGAATGCGCCGAGCGACGACAATGCGATCCTCGACAAGCTCGAAGACATCGCCGGCGTCGACCTCGACATCAACTGGGTGCCGAACTCGTCCTACGGCGACAAGACGAACATCACGCTCGCCGGCGACGACATCCCGCACGTCATGGTCATCCAGGGCAAGGACCCGGGCTTCGTGAAGAACGCGCAGGCCGGTGCGTTCTGGGACCTCACCGACTATCTCGATGACTACCCCAACCTGAAGACGACCTTCCCCGAGGTGCAGGAGGCCTCGAGCATCAACGGCAAGGTCTACGGCATCTTCCGCGCCCGCGATGTCATGCGCACCGCGGTGATCGTGCGGAAGGACTGGCTGCAGAAGCTCGGTCTCGAGCTCCCGAAGACCACCGAGGACCTCTATGACGTCGCGAAAGCGTTCACCGAGGACGACCCCGACGGCAACGGCAAGAACGACACCTACGGGATCATCATCCCGAAGTGGCCCGGTGCGATCGGCACCAGCAGCCCCTACGACGTGATGGAGACCTGGTACGGCGCCGGCAACCGCTGGACCGAGCGCGACGGCAAGCTCACGCCGAGCTTCACGACGGACGAGTGGTTGGATGCGGTCGACTACGAGAAGCGTCTCGTCGACGACGGCCTCGTGAACGGCGACTACGCCACGTTCGACTCGGCGAACTGGAACGAGCCGTTCCTCAACGGCAAGGGCGGCATCATCATCGACGTGCACTCCCGCGCGGGCGTGCTGATGAGCCTGTTCAAGGAGTCAGACCCCGAGAACTTCGAGAAGTACGTCGACGTGACCGGCAACCTCATCGGACCCGACGGCCAGTTGCACGCGCAGCCGACCACCGGGTACAGCGGCTTCCTGGCGATCCCGAAGGCGAAGGTCCGGACCGAGGCGCAGCTGAAGACGGTGCTGGGCGTGCTCGACAAGCTGAACTCGCCCGAGGCGGGCCCGGTTCTCAACAACGGCATCGAGGGCGAGACCTACACGCTCGACGGCGATCTCGCGGTGCCCGTCGAGGACGCCCCGCAGGCGCTGAAGGATGCTGTCCTGAGCTACTCGCAGCTGGGGATGAACGTCTCCGGTTTCCGGGGTTACCTGCCCAAGCAGGCGTCCGAGTACGAGCAGGAGATGTACGACAAGCGCAAGGCGATCGAGGAGTCCGACCTGGCCTCTGCCGAGTACGACCCGGCCGCGCCGTACGTGTCCGAGACCTACGTCACGCAGGGCGCCCAGCTCGACACGATCGTCTCCGACGCCCGCATCCAGTACATCGCCGGCCAGATCGATCGCGCGGGTCTCACCGCCGCGGTCGACCGGTGGCGCTCGAGCGGTGGCGACAAGGTCATCGACGAGATCAACGAGCTGGCCTCGCAGGCCGACTGA
- a CDS encoding ABC transporter permease subunit: MTVLDRSVAATEALVVPPRKRRKGVRVHFSQFKWLYLLLLPGIIYFALFRYGPMYGAIIAFKDYVPFLGIADSQWVGFDHFEAFFASPDFPRLLANTLILALLSLLIAFPLTIIVAILLNELRVTLVKRSVQTLIYIPHFLSWTVVASLTYLLFALDVGPLFQLINNVFGTNVDFLTDPAWFRPIIVLQDIWKNTGWGTIIFLAALASVDQEQYEAAIIDGAGRFQRVWHITLPSIMPTVVVMLVLQMGQVLNTGFEQIYLMTNSLNRQVADVFDTYVYFMGITQGSYSYSTAVGLFKALVGVVLIFGANWIARRFNQTGIF; encoded by the coding sequence ATGACAGTCCTCGATCGCTCGGTCGCCGCGACCGAAGCCCTGGTGGTCCCGCCACGGAAGCGCCGCAAGGGCGTTCGCGTGCACTTCTCGCAGTTCAAGTGGCTGTACCTGCTGCTGCTGCCGGGGATCATCTACTTCGCCTTGTTCCGGTACGGGCCGATGTACGGCGCGATCATCGCGTTCAAGGACTACGTGCCGTTCCTCGGCATCGCCGACAGCCAGTGGGTCGGCTTCGACCATTTCGAGGCGTTCTTCGCGAGCCCCGACTTCCCGAGGCTGCTCGCCAACACGCTGATCCTCGCGCTGCTGAGCCTGCTCATCGCGTTCCCGCTGACGATCATCGTGGCGATCCTGCTCAACGAGCTGCGCGTCACCCTCGTGAAGCGGTCGGTGCAGACCCTCATCTACATCCCGCACTTCCTGTCGTGGACGGTCGTCGCCTCGCTGACGTACCTGCTGTTCGCCCTCGACGTCGGTCCGCTGTTCCAGCTCATCAACAACGTCTTCGGCACGAACGTCGACTTCCTCACCGATCCGGCCTGGTTCCGGCCGATCATCGTGCTGCAGGACATCTGGAAGAACACCGGCTGGGGGACGATCATCTTCCTCGCCGCGCTCGCCAGCGTCGACCAGGAGCAGTACGAGGCCGCGATCATCGACGGCGCCGGCCGGTTCCAGCGCGTCTGGCACATCACCCTGCCGTCGATCATGCCGACGGTCGTCGTGATGCTCGTCCTGCAGATGGGCCAGGTGCTGAACACCGGGTTCGAGCAGATCTACCTCATGACCAACTCGCTGAACCGGCAGGTGGCCGACGTGTTCGACACCTACGTCTACTTCATGGGCATCACGCAGGGCAGCTACAGCTACAGCACCGCCGTCGGCCTGTTCAAGGCGCTCGTGGGCGTCGTACTGATCTTCGGCGCGAACTGGATCGCGCGCCGCTTCAACCAGACGGGGATCTTCTGA
- a CDS encoding carbohydrate ABC transporter permease, giving the protein MAREKYRFNTPGGRVFDVVNVVLLTVLGIVALLPFVYVAAGSFATESELATRSFFLWPETFSLRAYESILTSPAFLRAMVTTILVTAVGTVIQLLLTASMAYPLSKANLPGRRVLLSLIVFTMVFSGGMIPTFLMVKDLGLLDTYWALILPLAINPFSLIIIKNFFQQLPNELEESAKIDGANELQTLWSVILPLSKPVLATFALFYAVGIWNDFMSPLLYLNDNSMWTLQMFLRQVTVATDLSIVEADPSQLPPAQGIKFAVIVVATLPILLFYPFLQKHFAKGMLIGSVKG; this is encoded by the coding sequence ATGGCACGCGAGAAGTACCGCTTCAACACTCCCGGCGGCCGGGTCTTCGACGTCGTCAATGTCGTCCTCTTGACGGTCCTCGGCATCGTCGCCCTGCTGCCGTTCGTCTACGTCGCGGCGGGGTCGTTCGCCACCGAGTCGGAGCTCGCGACCCGGTCGTTCTTCCTGTGGCCCGAGACGTTCAGCCTCCGCGCCTACGAGTCGATCCTGACGAGCCCGGCGTTCCTGCGTGCCATGGTCACGACGATCCTGGTGACGGCGGTGGGCACCGTCATCCAGCTGCTCCTCACGGCCTCGATGGCGTACCCGCTGTCGAAGGCGAACCTGCCGGGGCGGCGCGTGCTGCTCTCGCTGATCGTGTTCACGATGGTCTTCTCGGGCGGGATGATCCCCACCTTCCTGATGGTGAAGGACCTCGGGCTGCTCGACACCTACTGGGCGCTGATCCTGCCGCTGGCGATCAACCCGTTCAGCCTCATCATCATCAAGAACTTCTTCCAGCAGCTGCCGAACGAGCTGGAGGAGTCGGCCAAGATCGACGGGGCCAACGAGCTGCAGACGCTGTGGAGCGTCATCCTGCCCCTGTCCAAGCCCGTCCTCGCGACGTTCGCCCTGTTCTACGCCGTGGGCATCTGGAACGACTTCATGTCGCCGCTGCTCTACCTCAACGACAACTCGATGTGGACCCTGCAGATGTTCCTCCGGCAGGTCACGGTCGCGACCGATCTGTCGATCGTCGAGGCCGACCCGAGCCAGCTGCCGCCCGCGCAGGGCATCAAGTTCGCGGTCATCGTCGTCGCAACCCTGCCGATCCTGCTGTTCTACCCGTTCCTGCAGAAGCACTTCGCGAAGGGCATGCTGATCGGCTCGGTCAAGGGATGA
- a CDS encoding DUF1961 family protein has product MSLLYRNALTGPDDVADWLREGPVDTAAAGGALCLSSAGGGDDHWTLWCPEEFPDGIRITWEFSPRTEPGLAMLFFGARAAAGGGIFDDGVAARTGAYPEYHSGDIRTLHVSYFRRRWEDERAFHTCNLRKSPGFHLVAQGADPLPPVDDAAHRFYRIAVEKDGDRVSFDIDDLRLFSWRDDGTAGPVVGAGRIGFRQMAPLTACYRNLEVHSL; this is encoded by the coding sequence ATGAGCCTCCTCTACCGCAACGCGCTCACCGGTCCCGACGACGTGGCGGATTGGCTCCGCGAGGGACCGGTCGACACGGCCGCGGCGGGCGGTGCGCTCTGCCTGAGCTCGGCGGGCGGAGGTGACGACCACTGGACGCTCTGGTGTCCGGAAGAGTTTCCCGACGGCATCCGCATCACGTGGGAGTTCTCTCCCCGCACCGAGCCCGGCCTCGCGATGCTCTTCTTCGGCGCGCGCGCCGCAGCGGGCGGGGGCATCTTCGACGACGGCGTCGCGGCGCGGACCGGGGCGTACCCGGAGTACCACTCGGGCGACATCCGCACTCTGCACGTGTCGTACTTCCGGCGCCGGTGGGAGGACGAGCGCGCGTTCCACACGTGCAACCTCCGCAAGTCCCCCGGCTTCCACCTCGTCGCCCAGGGCGCCGACCCGCTCCCCCCGGTTGACGACGCCGCGCACCGCTTCTATCGGATCGCGGTGGAGAAGGACGGCGACCGCGTCTCCTTCGACATCGACGATCTGCGCCTGTTCTCGTGGCGCGACGACGGGACGGCCGGCCCTGTCGTCGGCGCCGGCCGGATCGGCTTTCGCCAGATGGCGCCCCTGACGGCGTGCTACCGCAACCTGGAGGTCCACTCGCTATGA
- a CDS encoding Tat pathway signal sequence domain protein: protein MTVPLRWLDDAPPTRLPAGVTWGSPLPRGAASTPDALRLRRRGDGAAVPAQFWPLATWPDGSLKWVGAALGATEQPEEYDIHIDPDAAAPTAPQSVTAQILEGAVTVDTGVIRVRFGERGGSALVQSIARGGVTVAEDVHLVSLRQDRVDDDDASGPRAHFRSAVSEVHLEQDGPIRAVVRVDGHHRDAAGSREWLPFTVRFVLAAGSDRIRIVHSFIWDGDAEVDFIAGLGVRAAVPLRAEPHDRHVRVAGADGGVFAEAVRGLTGLRRDPGAEVRQAQVAGRRTPSPAEWAPEVSSRLHLIPTWGDVTLTQLSADGFGIRKRTAPGHAWIDAGAGTRSEGFVSLSDPDGGVGLGVRAFWQSHPGQLDVRDATSDRATVTAWLHSPEARPMDMRFYHDGLGQDDFASQLDALEITYEDYEPGFGDAHGIARTHELVLVAYAATPSAAEFADDVTHLQRPPLMQPTPAHLASVGVFGDWALVDRSTPVRAEIEDSLDFLLEFYLGQVDQRSWYGFWNYGDVMHAYDTDRHTWRYDVGGYAWDNSELSPDLWLWYSYLRTGRADVFRFAEAMTRHTGEVDVYHRGRWAGLGSRHNVQHWGCSAKQLRISSPIYRRIFHFLTADERVGDLLTELRDSDERFLDTDPTRKVRPDAATYRPDRRALAVGLGTDWGALAATWLADWERTGNARSRDRLLGTMADIAALPQGFLTGEALYDLDSGRFDTARDRVSVSHLSAVFGLVEVCSELISLVDVPGFAVAWERYCRLYLASPEEQATAVGAPLTGIHLEQAHSRLAAYAAARRGDEKLASLAWRAFEGMGEWLVHRRDFALSRVSPPHVLRPVDEVATVSTNDAAQYGLAAIQNLALIGDRLESDMI, encoded by the coding sequence ATGACCGTCCCGCTCCGCTGGCTCGACGACGCACCCCCCACCCGCCTCCCCGCCGGGGTCACGTGGGGCAGTCCACTGCCGCGCGGCGCCGCCTCGACCCCAGACGCTCTCCGGCTGCGGCGGCGTGGCGACGGCGCCGCGGTACCGGCGCAGTTCTGGCCGCTCGCGACCTGGCCCGACGGCTCGCTCAAATGGGTGGGCGCCGCACTGGGTGCGACGGAGCAGCCCGAGGAATACGACATCCATATCGACCCGGATGCCGCGGCCCCCACCGCTCCGCAGAGCGTCACCGCGCAGATCCTCGAGGGCGCGGTCACCGTCGACACCGGCGTCATCCGCGTGCGGTTCGGCGAGCGCGGCGGCTCGGCGCTCGTGCAGTCGATCGCGCGGGGCGGCGTCACCGTCGCCGAGGACGTGCACCTCGTCAGCCTGCGGCAGGACCGCGTCGACGACGACGACGCGTCGGGCCCGCGCGCACACTTCCGCTCGGCCGTGAGCGAGGTGCACCTCGAGCAGGACGGACCGATCAGGGCGGTCGTCCGCGTCGACGGGCACCACCGAGATGCCGCGGGATCCCGGGAATGGTTGCCGTTCACCGTGCGATTCGTGCTCGCGGCGGGCAGCGACCGCATCCGGATCGTCCACTCGTTCATCTGGGACGGCGACGCCGAGGTCGACTTCATCGCGGGTCTCGGCGTGCGTGCCGCGGTGCCCCTGCGTGCGGAGCCGCACGACCGTCACGTCCGCGTCGCCGGGGCGGACGGCGGCGTCTTCGCCGAGGCCGTCCGCGGGCTCACGGGATTGCGACGCGACCCCGGCGCCGAGGTGCGACAGGCGCAGGTCGCGGGACGTCGGACTCCGTCGCCGGCGGAGTGGGCGCCCGAGGTCTCGTCGCGGCTGCACCTCATCCCCACCTGGGGCGACGTCACCCTCACCCAGCTGAGCGCCGACGGGTTCGGCATCCGCAAGCGCACGGCACCCGGCCACGCATGGATCGACGCGGGCGCCGGAACGCGGTCGGAGGGCTTCGTCTCGCTGAGCGATCCGGACGGCGGCGTCGGACTCGGGGTGCGCGCGTTCTGGCAGTCGCACCCGGGCCAGCTCGACGTCCGCGATGCGACGTCGGACCGGGCCACCGTGACGGCGTGGCTGCACTCGCCCGAGGCCCGCCCGATGGACATGCGGTTCTATCACGATGGTCTCGGGCAGGACGATTTCGCGAGTCAGCTCGACGCGCTCGAGATCACGTACGAGGACTACGAGCCCGGCTTCGGCGACGCGCACGGCATCGCGCGCACGCACGAGCTCGTCCTCGTCGCCTACGCCGCGACGCCGTCCGCGGCGGAGTTCGCCGACGACGTGACCCACCTGCAGCGACCGCCGCTGATGCAACCCACGCCCGCGCACCTCGCGTCGGTCGGGGTCTTCGGCGACTGGGCGCTCGTCGACCGCTCGACGCCCGTCCGCGCCGAGATCGAGGACAGCCTCGACTTCCTGCTCGAGTTCTACCTCGGCCAGGTGGATCAGCGCAGCTGGTACGGCTTCTGGAACTACGGCGACGTCATGCACGCGTACGACACCGACCGGCACACCTGGCGTTACGACGTCGGCGGATATGCGTGGGACAACAGCGAGCTGTCCCCCGACCTCTGGCTCTGGTACTCCTACCTGCGGACGGGCCGGGCGGACGTGTTCCGCTTCGCGGAGGCGATGACCCGCCACACGGGAGAGGTCGACGTCTACCACCGCGGCCGCTGGGCGGGCCTCGGCTCGCGCCACAACGTGCAGCACTGGGGGTGCAGCGCGAAGCAGCTGCGCATCAGCAGCCCGATCTACCGCCGGATCTTCCACTTCCTCACGGCGGACGAGCGCGTGGGGGATCTGCTCACCGAGCTCCGTGACAGCGACGAGCGGTTCCTCGACACCGACCCGACCCGCAAGGTGCGACCGGATGCCGCGACCTACCGCCCCGACCGCCGCGCCCTCGCCGTCGGGCTCGGGACCGACTGGGGCGCTCTCGCGGCCACGTGGCTCGCCGACTGGGAGCGGACGGGCAACGCACGCTCGCGCGACCGCCTCCTCGGGACGATGGCCGACATCGCCGCGCTCCCCCAGGGCTTCCTGACCGGCGAAGCGCTCTACGACCTCGACTCCGGCCGGTTCGACACGGCGCGCGACCGGGTCTCGGTGTCGCATCTGAGCGCCGTCTTCGGCCTCGTCGAAGTGTGCAGCGAGCTCATCTCGCTCGTCGACGTGCCCGGGTTCGCCGTTGCGTGGGAACGCTACTGCCGGCTCTATCTCGCCTCACCCGAGGAGCAGGCGACGGCGGTCGGAGCGCCGCTCACCGGCATCCACCTCGAACAGGCCCACAGCCGCTTGGCGGCCTACGCGGCCGCGCGGCGCGGCGACGAGAAGCTCGCTTCGCTCGCCTGGCGGGCGTTCGAGGGGATGGGCGAATGGCTCGTGCACCGCCGCGACTTCGCGCTCTCCCGCGTCAGTCCGCCGCACGTGCTGCGGCCGGTCGACGAGGTGGCGACGGTGTCCACGAACGACGCCGCACAGTACGGTCTGGCCGCCATCCAGAACCTGGCACTGATCGGCGATCGGCTCGAATCCGACATGATCTGA